Part of the Acidobacteriota bacterium genome, TGATCTGGTGATCCGGTGCGCCAATCACCAAATCACCAAATCACCAAATCAACATCTAGAAGACATGGATCTCTACGAAACGCTCCCTATCGTCCCCTTGCGGGACGTCGTCGTGTTTCCCCACATGATGATGCCGTTCGTGATCGGGCGGCCCAGCTCGACGCGAGCGCTCGAGCACGCGCTCCTGAAGGACAAGCGGATTTTTCTGGCCGCGCAACACGACGCCGCGGTTG contains:
- a CDS encoding LON peptidase substrate-binding domain-containing protein; this translates as MDLYETLPIVPLRDVVVFPHMMMPFVIGRPSSTRALEHALLKDKRIFLAAQHDAAV